The proteins below come from a single Halobacteriovorax sp. DA5 genomic window:
- a CDS encoding ABC transporter substrate-binding protein codes for MNYFTKYALIFAFSTSLFAAKEVQVGAYQFPPFYISKNGKKSGLVYEVIKELNKVQSEYRFKIVETSARRRYRDFTTKRFDLILFESPKWGWEERGIKYDMTPSFLKGGEKFIAKKDKNRTHAYLRDLKKKSILLYDGYHYGFLDFDIDQKYDAKLIYTNSHEGNILSVLKGRGDIAVVTESYLTQFLEDNKNLKDKLIISTHYDQEYSHRALVTQDSIITSEKFYHFLKLIKDRPCCRQFSNL; via the coding sequence GTGAATTACTTCACTAAGTACGCTTTAATATTTGCTTTTTCTACTTCTCTCTTTGCTGCCAAGGAAGTTCAGGTTGGTGCTTATCAATTCCCACCATTTTATATTTCTAAAAATGGAAAGAAGTCTGGACTCGTTTATGAGGTTATAAAAGAGCTTAATAAGGTTCAGAGTGAATATCGATTTAAGATTGTGGAAACATCTGCAAGACGTCGCTATCGAGACTTTACAACGAAGCGCTTTGATTTGATTTTATTTGAAAGTCCTAAGTGGGGATGGGAAGAACGTGGCATAAAATATGATATGACTCCTTCTTTTTTAAAAGGAGGGGAAAAATTTATCGCTAAAAAAGATAAGAATAGAACTCATGCTTACTTAAGGGATTTAAAAAAGAAGAGCATTTTGCTTTATGATGGTTATCACTATGGTTTTCTAGATTTTGATATTGATCAGAAATACGATGCGAAATTAATCTATACCAACTCACATGAAGGAAATATTTTAAGTGTCTTAAAGGGACGTGGAGATATTGCCGTCGTAACAGAGTCTTATCTAACTCAATTTTTGGAAGATAATAAAAATTTAAAAGATAAACTCATTATCTCTACTCACTACGATCAAGAGTATTCTCACCGAGCATTAGTCACTCAAGATTCTATTATCACAAGCGAAAAATTTTATCATTTCTTGAAACTAATTAAAGATCGCCCTTGTTGTCGTCAGTTTTCAAATCTTTAG
- a CDS encoding sensor histidine kinase: MHKSPVRFSFIIPIVMGVVLTISFFVMGAATYSIHSNQERVRFENDREIISRQIVNSLKLPIWNLNKEYIQKISNVFVNSSDQAVTAITVRDENESLLSQISLVEAAAPKYVSPEIVIENFEVIYEGKKIGSVEIRFSNQLNAIYVHNIMKMIGVWFISGLVLSLIVTSIAYYYLFFNPLKHFVNRTSRIASGDFRPIREKFVLNELSFFAKTLNKTLTEIILRDVKLKRYNEELEAIVTTRTQELYEQRERSHESERLAALGQMAAGIAHEINNPLFVILGNLNRLKKCVNGEKCEYILEKVELAADRITDIVKSMSTMSRDGQKDLKTIIRCEELESIVSSICRGRLAEKDIRLEFSYDKSSIDNLIYANKTQISQVLVNLINNSIDAIEELDERLIIVSIKQDFENLYIEVIDSGKGIDPRIESRIMEPFYTTKDVNKGTGLGLSLSYEMMLNNDGYLRYDSKSENTKFILSLPRYSGEASELLH; encoded by the coding sequence ATGCACAAGTCACCTGTTCGCTTTTCATTTATTATTCCGATTGTTATGGGGGTAGTACTAACAATAAGCTTCTTTGTCATGGGCGCAGCTACTTACAGTATTCATAGTAATCAGGAAAGGGTTCGTTTTGAGAATGATAGAGAAATCATTTCAAGACAGATTGTAAATTCTCTAAAACTTCCTATCTGGAACTTAAATAAAGAATATATTCAGAAAATTTCTAATGTCTTTGTTAACTCAAGCGACCAGGCCGTTACTGCTATTACTGTTAGAGATGAGAATGAAAGTCTTTTGAGTCAGATTTCATTAGTTGAAGCAGCGGCCCCAAAATATGTAAGCCCTGAAATAGTCATTGAAAATTTTGAAGTTATATATGAGGGCAAGAAGATAGGAAGTGTTGAAATTAGATTTTCGAATCAATTAAATGCTATCTATGTTCACAATATCATGAAGATGATTGGGGTATGGTTTATATCGGGACTTGTTCTATCTTTGATTGTGACATCAATTGCTTACTATTATTTATTCTTTAATCCTCTAAAGCACTTTGTAAATAGAACAAGCCGTATTGCCAGTGGTGACTTCCGCCCAATACGTGAAAAATTTGTTCTTAATGAATTATCATTCTTTGCAAAAACACTTAATAAAACTCTAACCGAAATTATTTTAAGAGACGTAAAGCTAAAGAGATATAATGAAGAGCTTGAGGCGATAGTTACGACAAGAACTCAGGAATTATATGAGCAAAGAGAAAGAAGTCACGAATCAGAGAGACTCGCTGCCCTAGGGCAAATGGCCGCTGGGATCGCTCACGAGATTAATAACCCATTATTTGTCATTCTTGGAAATCTAAATCGATTAAAGAAATGTGTTAATGGCGAAAAGTGTGAATACATTCTTGAAAAGGTTGAGCTTGCTGCTGATCGAATTACTGATATTGTTAAGAGTATGTCGACAATGTCTCGTGATGGTCAAAAGGATTTAAAAACGATTATTAGGTGTGAAGAATTAGAATCAATTGTTTCATCTATTTGTCGAGGACGTTTGGCGGAAAAAGATATCCGTTTAGAATTCTCTTACGATAAATCTTCTATTGATAATTTAATTTATGCTAATAAAACTCAAATTAGCCAAGTTCTTGTTAATTTAATTAATAACTCGATTGATGCGATTGAGGAATTAGACGAACGATTAATTATCGTTTCTATAAAACAAGATTTCGAAAATCTTTATATCGAAGTCATTGATAGTGGAAAAGGGATTGATCCAAGAATCGAAAGCCGTATTATGGAGCCTTTTTACACGACTAAAGATGTAAATAAGGGAACAGGATTAGGACTTAGTTTATCTTATGAGATGATGTTAAATAATGATGGCTATCTTAGATATGATTCGAAGTCTGAAAATACGAAGTTTATCTTATCGTTACCTAGATATAGTGGAGAAGCTAGTGAATTACTTCACTAA
- a CDS encoding LysE family translocator, producing MLSKIITSFFFIVAPLCYSPGPANITLAGLGGTYSFKKTLPFILGLWLSTISGLLLCLYGATDFIMKHEKLMRYLPVFGALYLFFMAYKSLTNVKKVEVKNEEENNKGPSFLEGAIFQALNPKFLVFTISVYSPFLNEGKLFLTLFSAVLFFGGASAHLLWFFMGNRLAHVLGGKKAQYFFSILLIAVGIWMISTSISK from the coding sequence ATGCTTTCAAAAATAATTACTAGCTTCTTCTTTATCGTGGCCCCTCTTTGTTATTCACCTGGCCCTGCAAATATAACTTTGGCCGGCCTTGGGGGAACTTATAGTTTTAAGAAAACTCTACCTTTCATACTTGGGTTATGGCTTTCAACTATTTCAGGACTTCTACTTTGTCTATATGGTGCAACAGACTTCATCATGAAACATGAGAAGCTCATGAGATACCTTCCTGTTTTTGGAGCTTTATACTTATTCTTTATGGCCTATAAAAGCCTTACTAATGTAAAGAAAGTAGAGGTGAAGAATGAGGAAGAAAATAATAAAGGTCCTTCATTTCTAGAAGGGGCTATTTTTCAGGCCCTAAATCCCAAATTCCTAGTTTTCACAATTAGTGTTTACTCACCATTTTTAAATGAAGGGAAACTCTTTCTAACACTTTTTAGTGCCGTGCTTTTTTTTGGTGGAGCTAGTGCTCATCTGCTCTGGTTTTTTATGGGCAATCGTCTGGCCCACGTTTTAGGCGGGAAAAAGGCCCAGTACTTTTTTAGTATCCTGTTAATCGCAGTAGGGATTTGGATGATTTCAACTTCTATCTCTAAGTAG